One genomic segment of Ricinus communis isolate WT05 ecotype wild-type chromosome 3, ASM1957865v1, whole genome shotgun sequence includes these proteins:
- the LOC8262624 gene encoding protein STICHEL, whose product MSEMRVSDPSRLHLKKELTQIRKAARVLRDPGTTSSWKSPISSSRSAAAATLAAAAAASTSAWKQFDNENVIPNGHNSNSHMDSYFRNNGKEKRVFLYNWKTQKSSSEKSAIARNDLDEDYESRSVQDSVDDSLSDARNAADSKSDTYLGDSRSSSMIFRCRDANLVSPSMRRAMGIKKKSKKTDTHLDILSRYQQKEINLRRLLKSHPSIALGLGREDSVEQSDDTEDYSNSEDLRKISGASPLLIKLKHKRWSHSPSKLLRISRKEDSSYTYSTPALSTSSYNRYCNHNPSTVGSWDGTTASVNDGDDEVDDHLDLPGRQGCGIPCYWSKRTPRHRGVCGSCCSPSLSDTIQRKGTSMLCGRQSMYHRRWHSSSVYNKRRISSRSAQGLLPLLANSDGRGGSSIGTGNSDDELSTNFGELDLEALSRLDGRRWSSCRSQDGLEIVALNGDGEEEGTPENIRSLSQKYKPLFFGEVIGQNIVVQSLINAISRGRIAPVYLFQGPRGTGKTSTARIFASALNCISTEETKPCGYCRDCSDFISGKARDLWEVDGTNKKGIDKVRHLLKKVSQWPPTGSSRYKVFLIDECHLLPSKMWLAFLKFLEEPPQRVVFIFITTDPDNVPRTVQSRCQKYLFNKIKDGDIVARLRKVSSEENLDVELDALDLIALNADGSLRDAETMLDQLSLLGKRITTSLVNELVGVVPDEKLLELLELSMSSDTAETVKRARDLLHSGVDPLVLMSQLASLIMDIIAGTHNVADAKYSISLFGGRSLTEAELERLKHALKLLSEAEKQLRVSSDRSTWFTATLLQLGSVPSPDLTQSSSSRRQSSRTTEEDPSSASREVTVYKQKSDAQYLSRRSSSPASLYKAINGKSSHRGEFGFNSKLRPSHSIDSCMSSASRDDELVESMPLRYRNAEKLDRIWEKCIANCHSNTLRQLLHTHGKLFSLSEVEGALVVYVAFGDEDIKARAERFMSSITNSIEMVLRCNVEVRIIFVPDGEDSMNCVNQSELQIQKQVEATMAIEQEKKANCVNPVNGYSDAQQESRKLSRGSFNDLDSKLKGGSGDYLKSLTLLDSSFQSTSLSAELLPEANTESDGVKETGQELPMQRIESIIREQRLETAWLQAAEKGTPGSLSRLKPEKNQVLPQEDCQQNQMESASSMALSSQHWEHELNDELKVLKMEERRVLHKDQIGKRADHYPISPSLLHGSNFVGNLNKESLGYESSSAGGGCSGLFCWNANKSHKVNGTPVRYRGKGGRFSLFGECGKHKKTENRIKR is encoded by the exons ATGTCAGAAATGAGAGTTTCTGATCCAAGTAGACTCCATTTGAAGAAGGAGCTTACTCAAATCAGAAAAGCAGCAAGGGTTTTGCGTGATCCAGGAACTACTTCTTCTTGGAAGTCACCAATTAGTTCCTCTAGATCTGCAGCAGCTGCAACTCtagctgctgctgctgctgcttctACTTCTGCCTGGAAACAGTTTGATAATGAGAATGTAATCCCAAATGGCCATAATAGTAACTCCCATATGGATTCTTATTTTAGGAATAAtgggaaagagaaaagagtGTTCTTGTATAATTGGAAGACTCAAAAATCCTCCAGTGAAAAGAGTGCAATTGCTAGAAATGATCTTGATGAAGATTATGAGTCTCGTTCCGTTCAAGACAGTGTTGATGATAGCTTGAGTGATGCAAGGAATGCTGCTGATTCCAAGAGTGATACTTACTTGGGTGACAGCAGGTCTTCTTCAATGATTTTCAGGTGTAGAGATGCCAATCTTGTATCTCCATCAATGAGAAGAGCAATGGGgatcaagaaaaaaagtaagaaaactGATACCCATTTGGATATTTTGTCTAGAtatcaacaaaaagaaattaatttgagaaGATTGCTCAAGAGTCATCCTTCAATTGCTTTAGGTTTAGGAAGGGAAGATTCTGTTGAGCAGTCTGATGATACTGAAGATTATAGTAATTCTGAGGATCTAAGAAAGATTTCTGGTGCATCTccattattaataaaactaaagcaTAAACGTTGGTCTCATTCTCCATCTAAATTGTTGAGAATAAGTCGAAAAGAAGACTCTTCTTACACCTATAGCACACCTGCATTGTCCACTAGTTCCTATAATAGGTACTGTAATCATAACCCGAGTACTGTTGGGTCTTGGGATGGCACCACAGCCTCAGTGAATGATGGGGATGATGAGGTGGATGACCACTTGGATTTACCGGGTCGCCAGGGATGTGGTATCCCTTGCTATTGGTCTAAAAGAACTCCGAGACACAGAGGGGTATGTGGAAGTTGTTGCTCTCCTTCCCTCTCAGATACTATACAGAGGAAAGGGACTAGCATGCTGTGTGGTAGGCAGTCAATGTATCATAGGCGTTGGCATTCTTCATCAGTTTATAATAAGAGAAGAATTTCTTCCAGAAGTGCCCAAGGACTTCTTCCTTTGCTTGCAAATAGCGATGGCAGAGGAGGGTCATCTATTGGAACTGGGAATAGTGATGATGAGCTCTCCACTAACTTTGGAGAGCTTGATTTAGAGGCCTTGAGTAGATTGGATGGAAGGAGGTGGTCTAGTTGTAGGAGCCAAGATGGGTTAGAGATTGTAGCTCTaaatggtgatggtgaagaggaaGGTACTCCTGAAAATATTAGAAGTTTAAGCCAGAAATACAAGCCACTCTTCTTTGGTGAAGTGATTGGACAGAACATTGTGGTTCAGTCTCTTATTAATGCTATCTCCAGAGGGAGGATTGCTCCAGTTTATCTTTTCCAAGGGCCCCGTGGGACTGGAAAAACATCAACAGCCAGGATTTTTGCTTCTGCTTTAAATTGTATATCTACAGAAGAAACAAAACCTTGTGGATACTGCAGGGATTGTTCTGATTTCATTTCTGGTAAGGCCAGAGACCTTTGGGAAGTTGATGGCACCAACAAGAAGGGAATTGATAAAGTTAGGCATCTCTTGAAGAAGGTTTCACAATGGCCCCCAACAGGATCTTCTCGTTATAAGGTTTTTCTTATTGATGAATGCCACTTGTTGCCTTCTAAGATGTGGCTGGCATTTCTTAAATTTCTTGAAGAACCACCACAACGAGTTGTGTTCATATTTATAACAACTGATCCTGACAATGTGCCGCGAACTGTACAATCACGGTGCCAGAAATACctatttaacaaaattaaggaTGGGGATATTGTGGCTAGATTGAGGAAAGTTTCTTCAGAAGAAAATCTGGATGTTGAATTGGATGCTTTGGATTTGATTGCTTTAAATGCAGATGGCTCACTTCGAGATGCGGAAACTATGTTAGATCAATTGAGTTTGTTAGGAAAGAGGATAACTACATCTCTTGTAAATGAGCTT GTGGGTGTTGTCCCAGACGAGAAATTACTGGAACTTTTGGAGCTGTCAATGTCTTCAGACACTGCAGAAACAGTGAAAAGAGCCAGGGATTTGTTGCACTCTGGTGTTGATCCATTAGTTTTGATGTCTCAACTTGCGAGCCTCATTATGGATATCATTGCTGGAACTCACAATGTTGCTGATGCCAAATATAGCATATCGTTGTTTGGTGGGCGGAGCT TGACTGAAGCAGAATTGGAGAGATTAAAGCATGCTTTAAAGCTTCTTTCAGAGGCTGAGAAGCAGCTAAGAGTTTCAAGTGACCGCTCAACATGGTTCACAGCTACTCTTTTACAGCTCGGTTCAGTGCCTTCACCAGATCTTACTCAGTCAAGCAGCAGTAGGAGACAGAGTTCTAGGACAACAGAGGAGGATCCTTCAAGTGCGTCAAGAGAAGTTACTGTTTACAAGCAGAAGTCAGATGCTCAGTATTTGTCTCGTAGATCAAGTTCACCTGCTTCCTTGTATAAAGCAATAAATGGAAAGTCCAGCCATCGAGGAGAATTTGGTTTCAATTCTAAGCTCCGTCCTAGTCACTCAATCGACAGCTGTATGTCGTCAGCTTCACGTGATGATGAACTGGTTGAAAGTATGCCTCTTAGATACAGAAATGCAGAAAAATTGGACCGTATCTGGGAAAAGTGTATTGCAAATTGTCACTCAAATACGCTCAGGCAGCTTTTACATACTCATGGAAAGCTTTTCTCCTTATCTGAAGTTGAAG GTGCTTTGGTTGTATATGTTGCCTTTGGAGATGAAGATATTAAAGCCAGAGCTGAAAGGTTTATGAGCAGCATCACAAATTCTATTGAAATGGTTCTGAGATGCAATGTAGAGGTGAGAATTATTTTTGTGCCAGATGGTGAGGATTCTATGAATTGTGTAAACCAAAGTGAGTTACAAATTCAGAAGCAGGTAGAAGCAACCATGGCAATTGAGCAGGAAAAAAAAGCAAATTGTGTGAACCCAGTAAATGGTTACTCTGATGCTCAACAGGAGTCAAGAAAATTATCGAGAGGAAGCTTTAATGATTTGGATAGCAAGCTGAAAGGAGGATCAGGAGATTATTTGAAGTCCTTGACACTGCTGGATAGTAGTTTTCAATCTACGTCTCTATCTGCAGAGTTACTTCCAGAAGCCAATACTGAAAGCGATGGGGTGAAAGAAACAGGGCAGGAATTACCAATGCAGAGAATAGAATCTATCATCCGCGAGCAGAGGTTGGAAACTGCCTGGCTACAGGCTGCAGAAAAAGGCACACCAGGATCACTGAGTCGCTTGAAACCTGAGAAGAATCAGGTGCTGCCTCAAGAAGATTGTCAACAGAATCAAATGGAATCTGCAAGTTCAATGGCTTTATCGTCTCAGCATTGGGAACATGAACTAAATGATGAACTCAAAGTTTTGAAGATGGAAGAGCGGAGGGTGCTTCATAAGGACCAGATTGGTAAAAGGGCTGATCATTATCCAATATCTCCAAGCTTGTTGCATGGCAGCAACTTTGTAGGCAATCTAAACAAAGAAAGCCT GGGATATGAATCAAGTTCAGCGGGTGGAGGTTGCAGCGGGCTTTTCTGTTGGAATGCCAACAAATCTCACAAG GTTAATGGAACCCCTGTTCGGTATAGAGGCAAAGGCGGACGATTTTCCTTGTTTGGGGAGTGTGGAAAGCATAAGAAAACAGAGAACAggattaaaagataa